One genomic window of Bradyrhizobium sp. B124 includes the following:
- the ccoN gene encoding cytochrome-c oxidase, cbb3-type subunit I, with the protein MTSPSTASKSTTMGEAGLMSVFAVSAYVCFFAGAMGHDSAFTFHALLASAASLAAAAVILNRYYERPALLPPAEINGWPNYNLGPIKFASVLAMFWGIAGFSIGLLIASQLAWPALNFDLPWTSFGRLRPLHTSAVIFAFGGNVLIATSFYVVQKTCRTRLAGDLAPWFVVVGYNFFILIAGTGYLFGATQSKEYAEPEWYADLWLTIVWITYLIVFLTTLMKRKEPHIFVANWFYLAFIVTIAVLHVGNNPALPVSVFGSKSYIAWGGVQDAMFQWWYGHNAVGFFLTAGFLAIMYYFIPKRAERPVYSYRLSIIHFWALIFLYIWAGPHHLHYTALPDWTQTLGMTFSIMLWMPSWGGMINGLMTLSGAWDKLRTDPVLRMLVVSVAFYGMATFEGPTMAIKVVNSLSHYTDWTVGHVHSGALGWVGFVSFGALYCLIPWLWDRQLYSLKLVNWHFWIATIGIVLYISAMWVSGILQGLMWRAYTSLGFLEYSFIESVEAMHPFYIIRAAGGALFLIGALIMAANLWMTVNAKQTDQIRDAGTLQLAE; encoded by the coding sequence ATGACAAGCCCATCCACTGCCTCGAAATCCACGACGATGGGTGAAGCAGGCCTGATGTCGGTATTCGCTGTTTCTGCCTACGTTTGCTTTTTCGCCGGGGCGATGGGGCACGATTCTGCGTTTACATTCCACGCATTGCTGGCGTCCGCCGCCAGTCTAGCCGCCGCAGCCGTCATCCTCAATCGCTACTATGAACGGCCGGCGCTATTACCGCCGGCGGAGATCAATGGTTGGCCGAACTACAATCTCGGTCCGATCAAATTCGCATCGGTGTTGGCGATGTTCTGGGGCATCGCGGGCTTTTCCATCGGTCTTCTCATCGCGTCACAGCTCGCTTGGCCCGCACTGAATTTTGATCTGCCCTGGACGAGCTTCGGCCGGCTCCGCCCGCTGCACACGTCGGCTGTGATCTTTGCGTTCGGCGGAAACGTGCTTATCGCGACCTCGTTCTACGTGGTGCAGAAGACCTGCCGGACCCGCCTCGCTGGCGATCTTGCGCCGTGGTTTGTGGTGGTTGGCTACAACTTTTTCATTCTGATCGCGGGCACCGGTTATCTTTTCGGCGCCACCCAGTCCAAGGAATACGCCGAGCCGGAGTGGTACGCTGATCTCTGGCTCACCATCGTCTGGATCACGTATCTCATTGTGTTTCTGACGACGCTGATGAAAAGGAAGGAGCCGCATATCTTCGTCGCCAACTGGTTCTACCTGGCCTTTATCGTCACCATTGCGGTGCTCCACGTTGGCAACAATCCCGCATTGCCGGTCTCGGTATTCGGCTCGAAATCCTATATCGCCTGGGGCGGCGTGCAGGATGCCATGTTTCAGTGGTGGTACGGCCACAATGCGGTTGGCTTCTTCCTGACCGCCGGCTTCCTCGCCATCATGTACTACTTCATTCCGAAGAGAGCCGAACGCCCCGTCTATTCCTACCGCCTCTCGATTATCCACTTCTGGGCGCTGATCTTCCTCTACATCTGGGCTGGACCGCATCATTTACACTACACGGCGCTGCCGGACTGGACCCAGACGCTGGGCATGACGTTCTCGATCATGCTGTGGATGCCCTCATGGGGCGGCATGATCAACGGCCTGATGACGCTCTCGGGTGCGTGGGACAAGCTGCGCACAGACCCGGTGCTCCGTATGTTGGTGGTCTCGGTCGCCTTTTACGGCATGGCGACATTTGAGGGCCCCACAATGGCAATCAAGGTCGTCAATTCGCTCAGTCATTACACCGACTGGACGGTCGGCCACGTGCATTCCGGCGCGCTGGGCTGGGTCGGCTTCGTATCATTCGGCGCGCTCTATTGTCTGATTCCCTGGCTTTGGGATCGCCAGCTGTACAGCCTCAAGCTCGTCAACTGGCACTTCTGGATCGCCACGATCGGGATCGTGCTCTACATCTCCGCGATGTGGGTGTCTGGCATCCTGCAGGGGCTGATGTGGCGCGCCTACACTTCCCTTGGTTTCCTCGAGTACTCTTTCATCGAGTCGGTCGAAGCCATGCATCCCTTCTACATTATTCGTGCCGCGGGGGGCGCACTGTTCCTGATCGGCGCGCTGATCATGGCCGCCAATCTCTGGATGACGGTGAATGCAAAGCAAACCGATCAAATCCGGGACGCTGGAACGCTCCAACTCGCGGAATAG
- the ccoO gene encoding cytochrome-c oxidase, cbb3-type subunit II produces the protein MSLWNRHKIFEKNSIILIAGILVVIAVGGLVEITPLFYLRSTIEAVDGVRPYTPLELAGRNIYVREGCYLCHSQMIRPLRDEVERYGHYSLAAESMYDHPFQWGSKRTGPDLARVGAKYSDEWHVTHLINPRAIVPQSVMPGYPSLARTEVDLTDMVAHLRTNRAVGVPYTEDQIRNAVGDLKAQVDPDNANVASFQKRYPKAAVRNFDGQAGNPTELDALIAYLQMLGTLIDFKLYDEKANLR, from the coding sequence ATGTCCCTCTGGAACCGACACAAGATCTTTGAGAAGAACTCGATCATCTTGATCGCTGGCATCCTTGTCGTGATAGCGGTCGGTGGCCTGGTCGAGATCACGCCGTTGTTCTACCTCAGGAGCACGATCGAGGCGGTGGACGGCGTGCGGCCCTATACGCCGCTCGAGCTCGCCGGCCGCAACATCTACGTACGCGAGGGATGCTATCTCTGTCATTCGCAGATGATCCGGCCGTTGCGCGATGAGGTCGAGCGCTACGGACATTACTCGCTGGCCGCTGAAAGCATGTATGATCACCCGTTTCAATGGGGATCGAAGCGTACCGGCCCGGACCTTGCACGTGTTGGCGCGAAATATTCCGATGAATGGCATGTCACGCATCTGATCAATCCGCGCGCCATCGTGCCGCAATCGGTGATGCCGGGCTACCCATCGCTGGCGCGCACGGAGGTTGACCTGACTGACATGGTCGCACATCTGCGCACCAATCGGGCGGTCGGCGTCCCCTATACCGAGGACCAGATAAGGAACGCCGTCGGCGACTTGAAGGCGCAGGTCGATCCTGACAACGCGAACGTCGCGTCGTTCCAGAAGCGCTATCCGAAGGCGGCTGTCCGCAACTTCGACGGGCAGGCTGGCAATCCGACCGAACTCGATGCGCTCATCGCCTATCTGCAGATGCTCGGCACGTTGATTGATTTCAAGCTCTACGACGAAAAAGCCAATCTGCGTTGA
- a CDS encoding cbb3-type cytochrome c oxidase subunit 3, whose amino-acid sequence MKAVISIENLASSVVVTLWTPLFVGTFIAIVVYALWPRNKRRFDSAARLPLRRD is encoded by the coding sequence ATGAAAGCCGTCATTTCGATCGAGAACCTGGCGTCAAGCGTCGTCGTGACCCTCTGGACGCCGCTCTTCGTCGGCACCTTCATCGCCATTGTCGTCTATGCGCTGTGGCCTCGCAACAAAAGGCGTTTTGACTCTGCGGCGCGCTTGCCGTTGCGCCGGGATTGA
- the ccoP gene encoding cytochrome-c oxidase, cbb3-type subunit III gives MTEHNDIDRISGRSTTGHEWDGIRELNTPLPRWWILAFYATILWAIGYWVVYPAWPLLSNYTTGALHYSTRASVVNDLAGLEKLRGEKMAVLGKASLSEIEKDPTLLALARARGKTVFADNCALCHGSGAAGAKGYPNLNDDDWLWGGSLDQILQTIQFGARSGHAEAHEGQMLAFGRDGILKIGEIVTVANYVRSLSGLATAANFDAAAGTRIFAENCAVCHGENAKGNQALGAPNLTDGIWLYGSDEATLVETISYGRAGVMPAWSGRLDPITVKALAVYVHSLGGGQ, from the coding sequence ATGACCGAGCACAACGACATCGATCGCATCTCCGGCCGTTCCACGACGGGGCACGAATGGGATGGTATAAGGGAGCTCAACACGCCGCTGCCGCGCTGGTGGATTCTGGCCTTCTACGCCACGATCCTTTGGGCGATAGGCTACTGGGTCGTTTATCCGGCCTGGCCGCTCCTCTCAAACTACACAACCGGCGCGTTGCATTATTCGACCCGCGCCAGCGTCGTCAACGACCTTGCCGGTCTCGAGAAGCTGCGCGGCGAGAAGATGGCCGTGCTTGGCAAGGCGTCTCTGTCCGAGATCGAGAAGGATCCCACCCTGCTGGCACTGGCCCGGGCCCGTGGCAAGACGGTGTTCGCGGACAATTGCGCGCTATGCCATGGGAGCGGCGCCGCGGGTGCCAAGGGCTATCCGAATCTCAACGACGATGACTGGTTGTGGGGCGGATCGCTTGACCAGATCCTGCAGACCATCCAGTTCGGCGCACGTTCCGGGCATGCCGAGGCGCATGAAGGACAAATGCTGGCCTTCGGCCGCGACGGCATCCTCAAGATCGGTGAGATCGTCACGGTAGCGAATTACGTGCGGTCGCTGTCAGGCTTGGCAACGGCCGCCAATTTCGATGCTGCGGCCGGCACAAGGATCTTTGCCGAGAATTGTGCGGTCTGCCACGGCGAGAATGCCAAAGGCAATCAGGCACTCGGCGCGCCGAACCTGACTGACGGAATTTGGCTGTACGGCTCGGACGAGGCGACGCTGGTCGAGACCATCAGCTATGGCCGCGCCGGCGTCATGCCGGCTTGGAGCGGGCGCCTCGATCCCATCACCGTCAAGGCACTCGCTGTCTACGTGCACTCGCTCGGTGGCGGACAATAG
- the ccoG gene encoding cytochrome c oxidase accessory protein CcoG, whose amino-acid sequence MNKTVSQGDLLAEEGRPLYVAHKRVHPQSVRGTFRTIKWRLMVVCLGIYYLLPFVRWHRGLGAPDQAVLLDLPNRRFYFFFIELWPQELYYFTGLLVLAAMALFLMNALGGRIWCGYLCPQTAWTDLFYAVERWIEGDRRERLRAAARPMTMERAAKRVLKHAIWLMIAWWTGGAWVLYFADAQTLVRDLATFQAPAIAYIWIGILTASTYLLAGYMREQVCVYMCPWPRIQAALTDEWALNVTYKYDRGEQRCSLKKSFDLRARGERVGDCIDCNQCAAVCPTGIDIRNGAQLGCIQCGLCIDACDAVMKKVGRKTRLIGYDNDINIRRRMDGKSELFKPVRPRTIVYASLIAVVCAVMLYALLSRTLLDLSVLHDRNPVAVKLSDGSIRNGYTVRLLNKRGFDRVVAIDIDGPPEASVHVVGLDSVTVDRPMIVLARDTTTELRVLVTAPVDDKSERSMPVRFRVTDIGLGEVASATDHFVLP is encoded by the coding sequence ATGAACAAGACCGTTTCGCAGGGTGATCTGCTGGCCGAGGAGGGCAGACCCCTCTATGTAGCGCATAAGAGAGTCCATCCGCAGAGTGTCCGCGGCACTTTCCGGACGATCAAATGGCGGCTGATGGTGGTGTGTCTGGGCATCTACTATCTGCTGCCGTTCGTGCGTTGGCATCGTGGCCTGGGCGCGCCGGACCAGGCGGTGTTGCTCGATCTGCCGAACCGGCGGTTCTACTTCTTCTTCATCGAGCTGTGGCCGCAAGAGCTTTATTATTTCACCGGGTTGCTCGTGCTCGCTGCCATGGCACTGTTCCTGATGAACGCGCTGGGCGGGCGAATTTGGTGCGGATATCTATGTCCGCAGACGGCCTGGACCGACCTGTTCTATGCGGTGGAGCGTTGGATCGAGGGCGACCGTCGCGAGCGGCTGAGGGCCGCTGCACGCCCAATGACAATGGAGCGCGCGGCAAAGCGCGTGCTGAAGCACGCGATCTGGTTGATGATCGCTTGGTGGACCGGTGGCGCCTGGGTGCTCTACTTCGCCGACGCGCAGACATTGGTGCGCGATCTGGCGACCTTCCAGGCGCCTGCAATCGCCTATATCTGGATTGGGATTCTGACGGCTTCGACCTATCTGCTGGCCGGTTACATGCGCGAGCAGGTTTGCGTTTATATGTGCCCGTGGCCGCGCATTCAGGCCGCGCTCACCGACGAGTGGGCGCTCAATGTCACTTATAAATACGATCGCGGCGAGCAGCGCTGCTCATTGAAGAAATCATTCGATCTGCGCGCGCGCGGCGAAAGGGTCGGAGACTGCATCGATTGCAATCAATGCGCGGCTGTCTGCCCGACCGGGATCGATATCCGCAATGGCGCCCAGCTCGGTTGCATCCAGTGCGGGCTGTGCATCGACGCCTGCGATGCCGTCATGAAGAAGGTCGGGCGCAAAACCCGCCTGATCGGTTACGACAACGACATCAATATCCGGCGCCGGATGGACGGCAAGTCGGAGCTCTTCAAGCCGGTACGCCCGCGCACGATCGTCTATGCTTCCTTGATCGCGGTCGTCTGCGCGGTGATGCTTTATGCGCTGTTGTCGAGAACGCTGCTCGATCTCAGCGTCCTGCACGATCGCAATCCCGTGGCGGTCAAGCTCAGCGATGGTTCGATTCGCAACGGTTACACCGTGCGCTTGCTCAACAAGCGCGGCTTCGATCGCGTGGTCGCGATCGACATCGATGGGCCGCCTGAGGCGTCCGTCCACGTCGTCGGCCTCGATTCGGTGACGGTGGATCGACCGATGATCGTCTTGGCTCGCGATACCACGACAGAACTGCGTGTGCTGGTGACGGCGCCGGTCGACGACAAGTCGGAACGGTCGATGCCGGTGAGGTTTCGGGTCACCGATATTGGCCTCGGCGAGGTCGCTTCCGCAACAGATCATTTCGTCCTCCCCTAA
- a CDS encoding FixH family protein, translating into MTASAPSARPITGRCVLIVILVFFSVVIGANLVMMRFAITTLPGTEVDSAYSASLAYQREIIAARQQNERNLQVQVHIHRQSDGRAVLAIEARDRAGAPLAGMGFVARLERPVDRRADRTIDVSEAHAGTYRGSAEGVAVGQWDLVIEGDADGRRMFLSKNRIVLN; encoded by the coding sequence ATGACCGCATCAGCGCCAAGCGCGCGGCCCATCACCGGACGCTGCGTCCTGATCGTCATTCTCGTCTTCTTTTCGGTCGTGATCGGCGCCAATCTGGTAATGATGCGCTTTGCCATCACGACGCTGCCGGGGACAGAGGTCGACAGCGCCTATAGCGCGAGCCTCGCCTATCAGCGTGAGATCATCGCAGCACGGCAGCAGAACGAGCGAAACTTGCAGGTGCAGGTACATATCCACCGGCAGTCCGATGGCCGAGCTGTGCTTGCGATCGAGGCGCGCGACCGCGCGGGCGCGCCTCTTGCCGGAATGGGTTTCGTGGCCCGGCTCGAGCGACCGGTTGACCGTAGAGCCGATCGGACGATTGATGTCTCGGAGGCTCATGCTGGAACCTACCGCGGCAGCGCCGAGGGCGTCGCTGTCGGGCAGTGGGATCTCGTGATCGAGGGCGACGCCGATGGCCGCCGCATGTTTCTGTCGAAAAACCGCATCGTCCTGAATTGA
- a CDS encoding heavy metal translocating P-type ATPase, with translation MHADIDFSHYLKRTGAGLLQLDLAVEGINCASCMSKIERNLSSIPDVTSARVNLTDHRLALEWKAGPLDPALFVKRLAELGYRAYPFQRNNAETLEAERARSLLRRLGVAAFAAMNVMMLSIPVWSGNVSDMLPEQRDFFHWLSALIVLPAAAYSAQPFFSSAFAALRARRANMDVPISIGILLALATSLTETIGHAEHTYFDAAIMLIAFLLAGRYLDQNMRRRTRAFASNLAALKAETAAKFISPTEIRTVPAAAIKPGDIVLLRPGECCTVDGNVIEGRSEVDQSLITGETLPAIATPGSAVFAGTLVRSGTLRVRAAGASGDTLLAEISRLLDHALQARSRYLRLAERASRLYAPIVHATAFLTMLGWLASGATFHDSVVTAIAVLIITCPCALGLAIPAVQTVASGALFRSGVLLNAGDAIERIAEVDRVIFDKTGTLTLPELDVANLASIPDDVVKLAGRLALSSRHPVAAAVARAAGASEPLADIEEEPGRGVQGYHEGAPIRLGRPSFCGADILADAILCRDLEASVVAFSHGDAKHVFAVRQRMRPDAAEVVAGLARLGIMVEIVSGDREPAVRRAAETLGIHKWRANVSPVDKVARVESLTSRSYKVLMIGDGLNDAPALAAAHASMSPVTATHMSQAVADAVFLGERLGPVMTAVKGSRRALLLMRQNLWLAVVYNVLAVPVAIAGLATPLIAAAAMSASSVLVMLNALRARRREAV, from the coding sequence ATGCACGCGGACATCGATTTTTCTCACTATCTGAAGAGGACAGGCGCGGGCCTGCTCCAACTCGACCTCGCAGTGGAGGGCATCAATTGCGCGAGCTGCATGAGCAAGATCGAGCGCAATCTGTCGAGCATTCCGGACGTGACCTCGGCACGCGTGAACCTCACCGATCACCGGTTGGCGCTCGAATGGAAGGCAGGACCGCTCGATCCCGCCCTATTTGTCAAGCGGCTCGCCGAATTAGGCTATAGGGCATATCCCTTCCAGCGGAATAATGCGGAGACGCTGGAGGCGGAGCGGGCGCGGAGCTTGTTGCGGCGGCTGGGCGTTGCCGCGTTTGCCGCGATGAATGTGATGATGCTGTCGATCCCGGTATGGTCCGGCAATGTCTCGGACATGCTGCCGGAGCAGCGCGACTTCTTTCACTGGCTCTCCGCGCTGATCGTACTGCCGGCCGCGGCTTACTCCGCGCAACCGTTCTTCTCTTCGGCTTTTGCCGCGCTGCGGGCGCGCAGAGCCAATATGGACGTGCCGATCAGCATCGGCATCTTGCTTGCGTTGGCGACTTCGCTGACCGAGACTATCGGTCATGCCGAGCACACCTATTTCGATGCAGCGATCATGTTGATCGCCTTCCTGCTCGCAGGCCGCTATCTCGACCAGAACATGAGGCGGCGTACCCGCGCCTTCGCCAGCAACCTTGCCGCACTCAAGGCGGAGACGGCCGCGAAGTTCATAAGCCCGACCGAGATCAGAACCGTTCCGGCAGCAGCGATCAAACCGGGGGATATCGTGCTGCTGCGGCCCGGCGAATGCTGTACCGTCGACGGCAACGTGATCGAGGGACGTTCCGAGGTCGATCAAAGCCTCATTACCGGCGAGACCTTGCCGGCGATCGCGACGCCTGGCAGCGCGGTGTTCGCCGGCACATTGGTACGATCCGGCACCCTGCGCGTCCGCGCGGCGGGGGCTTCAGGCGACACACTGCTTGCCGAGATTTCCAGGCTGCTTGATCATGCCCTGCAAGCTCGCTCGCGCTATCTGCGCCTCGCCGAGCGCGCGTCGCGGCTCTATGCACCGATCGTGCACGCAACTGCCTTCCTGACGATGCTGGGCTGGCTTGCCTCTGGCGCCACGTTCCATGATTCGGTCGTCACGGCGATCGCGGTCCTGATCATCACCTGCCCTTGCGCGCTGGGTCTGGCTATACCTGCGGTGCAGACCGTGGCCTCCGGCGCACTGTTTCGTTCCGGCGTGCTGCTCAATGCCGGGGATGCGATCGAGCGCATTGCCGAGGTGGACCGGGTGATCTTCGACAAGACCGGTACGCTGACGCTGCCTGAGCTCGATGTCGCTAATCTCGCCAGCATTCCCGACGATGTCGTCAAATTGGCGGGCCGGCTGGCGCTGTCGAGCCGCCATCCGGTCGCCGCCGCCGTGGCGCGAGCTGCCGGCGCAAGCGAGCCGCTGGCCGATATCGAAGAGGAGCCGGGGCGAGGCGTCCAAGGTTACCATGAGGGGGCGCCGATCCGGCTTGGCCGCCCCTCGTTCTGCGGTGCTGACATCCTCGCCGACGCGATCCTGTGTCGCGATCTTGAGGCCTCGGTCGTCGCGTTCAGCCACGGTGACGCCAAGCATGTCTTTGCTGTCCGGCAACGGATGCGGCCAGACGCAGCCGAGGTCGTCGCAGGCCTCGCACGCCTCGGCATCATGGTGGAGATCGTTTCCGGGGATCGGGAGCCAGCAGTCCGGCGGGCGGCCGAGACGCTCGGCATTCATAAGTGGCGCGCCAACGTCTCGCCGGTGGACAAGGTCGCCCGGGTCGAAAGTCTGACGAGCCGGAGCTACAAGGTGTTGATGATCGGTGACGGTTTGAACGACGCGCCCGCGCTCGCAGCGGCCCATGCCTCGATGTCGCCTGTCACTGCGACCCATATGAGCCAGGCGGTCGCTGATGCGGTCTTCCTCGGTGAGCGTCTCGGGCCCGTGATGACGGCCGTCAAGGGCTCGCGCAGGGCGCTGCTTCTGATGCGGCAGAATCTCTGGCTCGCTGTCGTCTACAACGTCCTGGCCGTGCCCGTCGCGATCGCCGGCCTGGCGACGCCGCTGATTGCCGCCGCGGCGATGTCAGCTTCGTCCGTGCTGGTCATGCTCAATGCGCTGCGGGCGCGAAGGAGGGAGGCAGTCTGA
- a CDS encoding MarR family transcriptional regulator has protein sequence MAVAYLDRKNGVAVNEVSKLMHVDASFVTTQSKLLEKNGFLRRKSSASDARVVQMSLTAKTRKHLSTLAARQEALDEFAFDEFGVDGSSEFITKLAAVRHRLEKARHESRSGVLRTKRTTVRNDAG, from the coding sequence ATGGCAGTGGCCTATTTGGACAGGAAAAACGGTGTCGCTGTCAACGAGGTGTCAAAGTTGATGCACGTCGATGCTTCCTTCGTCACGACCCAGTCAAAGCTGCTAGAGAAAAATGGGTTTCTACGCCGCAAGTCTTCCGCGAGCGATGCGCGGGTCGTCCAGATGTCGCTGACGGCCAAAACCCGCAAACATCTCTCAACTTTGGCGGCACGACAGGAAGCACTCGATGAGTTCGCTTTTGATGAATTCGGGGTTGACGGGTCAAGCGAGTTCATTACCAAGCTGGCAGCAGTGAGGCATCGTCTGGAGAAGGCCCGCCATGAGAGCCGCTCTGGCGTTCTGAGGACCAAACGCACGACCGTCAGAAATGACGCTGGCTAG
- the cysD gene encoding sulfate adenylyltransferase subunit CysD — MLPKHLRRLEAESIEIMRDVVAEFKRPVMLYSIGKDSSVMLHIAIKAFYPAKLPFPLLHVDTTWKFREMISFRDATAKRLGLDLIVHVNKEGIERGINPIDSGSALHTQVMKTDALKQALDLYEFDAAFGGARRDEEKSRAKERILSFRSAGHTWDPRNQRPELWNLFNTRIRQGETMRVFAMSNWTELDVWEYIMIEKIPVVPLYFAQQRPIVRRNGATIMIDDKRLPLNSGETPDMRMIRFRTLGCYPLSGAIESGATTIEDIVAEMQTATVSERQGRLIDSDEFASMEKKKREGYF; from the coding sequence ATGCTGCCAAAACATCTGCGCCGTCTCGAAGCTGAATCGATTGAAATCATGCGTGACGTGGTCGCCGAGTTCAAAAGGCCGGTCATGCTTTACTCGATCGGAAAGGACTCGAGCGTGATGCTGCACATTGCGATCAAGGCCTTCTATCCCGCAAAGTTGCCTTTCCCCCTGCTTCACGTCGACACGACCTGGAAGTTCCGCGAGATGATCAGCTTCCGGGATGCGACGGCCAAGCGGCTCGGCCTCGACCTGATCGTCCATGTAAACAAGGAGGGCATCGAGCGCGGGATCAATCCGATCGACTCAGGCTCTGCTCTTCACACCCAGGTGATGAAGACCGACGCCCTGAAGCAGGCGCTCGACCTCTACGAATTTGATGCCGCCTTTGGCGGAGCCCGACGTGATGAGGAAAAGAGCCGCGCAAAAGAACGGATACTCTCCTTCCGTTCGGCCGGGCACACATGGGACCCCCGTAACCAGCGACCGGAGCTCTGGAACCTGTTCAACACACGGATCCGCCAGGGTGAAACCATGCGCGTGTTTGCAATGTCGAATTGGACTGAGCTCGACGTGTGGGAATACATCATGATCGAGAAGATCCCGGTCGTCCCGCTCTACTTCGCACAGCAAAGACCGATAGTGCGTCGAAATGGCGCGACGATCATGATCGACGACAAGCGATTGCCGCTTAACTCAGGCGAGACGCCGGACATGCGGATGATCCGTTTCCGCACGTTGGGATGTTATCCTTTGAGCGGGGCTATTGAGTCCGGTGCGACGACGATAGAAGACATCGTCGCAGAAATGCAGACCGCGACGGTATCTGAGCGCCAGGGGCGTTTGATTGATAGCGATGAATTCGCTTCCATGGAGAAGAAGAAGCGGGAAGGCTACTTTTGA